A region of Schistosoma mansoni strain Puerto Rico chromosome 1, complete genome DNA encodes the following proteins:
- a CDS encoding rna-binding protein related, which yields MHNYIMDCVLEKPECSGPAASCVTTNTISTSRSENVAISSTTQGDSSSNIPQLQKGSAWSHSLELSGSRLPWGRHKQVKILVPNCTAGLVIGKLGSYVREIKDRTGAFIQISQKSVEINLLERCITIAGEPEQCRAAVDLVLAKIAEDPQSAIYPAISYSHVRGPVASAYPTGSPFAIMPSVRFDTSQGSHLRLPPGRGASCGNIEGWDDNVPSGVGFSAVANPFGSSLFHAALLQVQAAALAANLNTTGYYPTLPSVDMAPTNMSTLFTHGLSTNIGYVSPEDATVLQPALPEYGQGFCSATPTGNVSLLGSGGGASGGSSNTGGGSGGHGSTILHESIWPIGESQIQTPTCFDAAYPGPLNFAIYPTNQSLLTAMASRHPSESYQSHPDIFAPSSPYMTGISQPSFTIPYSTSPSLMGGNGGNLVGVPQIDPGGPQLATLYPGISPSLCLSQPFPVSVSSEMDVKVAPIRQQPPTLNELLGSLRLGCKTEDVVSEINQTFSTLTRHGFLNMAGSGPFPLISPAGSQPASYIAPLLATHLPSPTAESRSSIILPEDNSANLFVGVRPSTIPDTSFMRTTKHTPSYSDSTSNVYSHNQSLGVPSSKPTQSYSEIVSGHEHDPNQSLCSQSSGCIPAKEENVIHTFPSKSHDAQFCEFSASSSASVDVGDDSLASATLTEVTKKQSLCSSKDIGCCSSCPVVGSSPSIHTTSSSSSLGSCACSSKLNFHDSSTQCQQLEHVVTESPSSKSNILQGSKTSSSNEQNTSPPHQIKTDN from the exons ATGCACAATTACATTATGGATTGTGTTCTGGAAAAACCAGAGTGTTCTGGTCCTGCTGCATCATGTGTCACCACTAACACTATTTCAACTTCGCGTTCTGAAAATGTTGCTATCAGTTCCACTACTCAGGGTGACTCGAGTAGCAATATACCACAATTGCAGAAGGGATCTGCTTGGTCTCATAGCTTAGAACTCTCAGGCAGTCGTTTACCATGGGGTCGACATAAACAG GTCAAGATCTTAGTCCCGAACTGCACTGCGGGTCTTGTAATTGGGAAGTTAGGTAGTTATGTCCGAGAAATAAAAGACAGAACGGGGGCCTTTATACAGATTTCACAGAAGTCtgttgaaataaatttattggaGCGCTGTATAACTATTGCAG gTGAACCAGAGCAGTGTCGTGCGGCTGTAGATTTAGTTTTAGCCAAAATAGCGGAGGATCCCCAATCAGCCATCTACCCTGCCATTTCTTACTCACATGTACGTGGTCCTGTAGCGAGCGCTTATCCAACTGGGTCTCCTTTTGCAATAATGCCATCTGTTCGATTCGATACAAGCCAAGGTTCACATTTACGCTTGCCTCCTGGCcgtggtgcttcttgtggtaACATCGAAGGATGGGATGATAATGTGCCAAGTGGTGTTGGTTTTTCAGCCGTTGCTAATCCTTTTGGATCGTCTCTTTTCCATGCTGCGTTACTTCAGGTCCAAGCAGCGGCTCTGGCGGCAAATTTAAATACCACCGGTTACTACCCCACTCTGCCATCTGTAGATATGGCTCCAACTAATATGTCCACCTTGTTTACTCATGGACTATCTACAAATATTGGGTATGTATCACCTGAAGATGCTACTGTTCTACAGCCAGCTTTGCCAGAGTATGGGCAAGGATTCTGTTCAGCTACACCTACTGGTAATGTTTCTCTATTAGGTAGTGGAGGGGGTGCAAGTGGAGGCAGTTCTAATACCGGTGGAGGGAGTGGCGGACACGGAAGCACTATATTGCACGAAAGTATTTGGCCCATTGGTGAATCCCAAATTCAGACACCCACATGTTTTGATGCAGCTTATCCAGGACCTTTAAATTTCG CTATTTATCCAACGAATCAATCACTTTTAACTGCAATGGCTTCTAGACACCCCAGTGAGTCATATCAATCTCATCCAGATATATTCGCACCATCTAGTCCATACATGACCGGTATATCTCAGCCATCATTCACGATTCCGTATAGTACTTCACCATCATTAATGGGTGGTAATGGTGGGAATCTTGTTGGTGTTCCTCAAATAGACCCAGGAGGTCCTCAGCTTGCTACACTTTACCCTGGCATTTCTCCTTCCTTGTGTTTGTCTCAACCTTTTCCTGTTAGTGTTAGTTCGGAAATGGATGTAAAAGTTGCACCGATCAGACAACAACCACCaactttaaatgaattattggGATCATTGCGTTTGGGTTGTAAAACTGAAGATGTGGTATCTGAAATAAACCAAACATTCTCAACTCTTACACGCCATGGATTTCTGAATATGGCTGGGTCAGGACCATTTCCCTTGATATCACCTGCAGGTTCTCAGCCAGCTAGTTATATAGCACCTCTTCTTGCTACGCATTTACCGTCACCAACTGCAGAAAGCAGATCAAGTATAATTTTACCAGAAG ATAATTCGGCCAACTTGTTTGTTGGAGTGCGTCCGTCTACTATTCCTGATACTAGTTTTATGAGAACTACCAAACATACACCTTCATATTCAGACTCTACTAGTAATGTTTATTCACATAATCAAAGTTTGGGTGTTCCTTCTTCGAAACCAACCCAATCATATTCAGAGATAGTCTCAGGCCACGAACATGATCCTAATCAATCGTTATGTTCACAGTCGTCTGGGTGTATTCCTGCTAAAGAAGAAAACGTAATACACACATTCCCTTCCAAATCACACGATGCACAGTTTTGTGAATTCAGTGCGTCATCATCAGCCAGTGTTGATGTTG GTGATGACTCTTTGGCATCTGCTACTCTTACTGAAGTTACTAAAAAGCAATCTCTGTGCAGTTCTAAAGATATTGGTTGTTGTAGTAGTTGTCCTGTTGTTGGTAGCTCACCCAGTATCCATACAACTTCTTCAAGTTCTTCATTGGGATCATGTGCTTGTTCGAGTAAATTAAATTTCCATGATTCATCGACACAATGTCAGCAATTAGAACATGTAGTAACTGAATCTCCCTCATCCAAAAGTAATATTCTACAAGGAAGCAAAACGTCTTCCAGTAATGAACAAAATACATCACCGCCACATCAAATTAAAACAGATAATTAA